One window of the Clupea harengus unplaced genomic scaffold, Ch_v2.0.2, whole genome shotgun sequence genome contains the following:
- the LOC122130668 gene encoding malectin-like, whose protein sequence is MRRVTMPGVGWLVVAVLSLLIELCWTEGGGPSLAERVIWAVNAGGEAHADADGIHYKKDPLEGKVGKASDYGVRLPILRSNPDDQILYQTERYNEDTFGYEVPIREEGEYILVMKFAEVYFAQSQQKVFDVRLNGHTVVKDMDIFERVGHSTAHDETVAFSIKRGKLSVQREVSTFNGKLTVEFVKGYYDNPKVCALYVMKGTLEDVPKLQPHPGMLDKKDTEEPEEEDLDLPESDDPKTPSAAPKARVQSGPRTPNPYAADNSSLMFPILVAFGVFIPTLFCLCRL, encoded by the exons ATGCGGAGGGTAACGATGCCGGGGGTTGGCTGGCTGGTGGTGGCAGTTTTGTCTCTCCTGATCGAGCTGTGTTGGACAGAAGGAGGGGGCCCAAGCCTTGCTGAACGGGTAATATGGGCTGTAAATGCCGGCGGGGAGGCTCACGCAGATGCGGATGGCATCCACTACAAGAAAGACCCCTTAGAAGGAAAGGTTGGAAAAG CCTCCGATTATGGAGTGCGTCTCCCTATACTGCGCTCCAATCCAGACGACCAGATTCTTTACCAGACGGAAAGGTACAACGAGGACACATTTGGGTACGAGGTGCCCATCCGCGAGGAGGGAGAGTACATATTGGTGATGAAGTTTGCAGAGGTCTACTTTGCACAGTCACAACAGAAG GTGTTCGATGTGCGTCTGAATGGCCATACCGTGGTGAAGGACATGGATATATTTGAGCGTGTTGGGCACAGCACGGCACATGATGAAACTGTGGCCTTCTCCATAAAGAGGGGCAAGCTGAGTGTGCAGAGGGAAGTCTCGACCTTCAACGGCAAGCTCACTGTAGAATttgtcaag GGGTACTATGACAACCCAAAGGTGTGTGCACTATATGTGATGAAGGGGACACTAGAAG ATGTCCCAAAGCTGCAGCCTCACCCTGGCATGCTTGATAAGAAGGACACGGAAGAAccggaagaggaagacctggaTCTGCCCGAGAGCGACGACCCCAAGACTCCCTCTGCCGCCCCCAAAGCCCGCGTGCAGTCGGGCCCACGCACCCCGAACCCTTACGCAGCTGACAACAGCAGCCTCATGTTCCCCATCCTGGTGGCCTTTGGAGTCTTCATCCCCACCCTCTTCTGCCTCTGCCGGCTGTGA
- the LOC122130669 gene encoding protein unc-119 homolog B-like, translating into MSSQSSRNDSAATVNGSETTVSGRDRKPGGSVLKRLKSRKNQTDRRPVTEDELRALGKDITPDGVLGLRSVTRDYLCKPEDNLYNIDFIRFKIRDLETNTVLFEIAKPQNCDVLDEDDENGEVDSSAGRFVRYQFTPAFLRLRTVGATVEFTVGDQAVQNFRMIERHYFQDRLLKSFDFDFGFCIPSSRNTCEHIYEFPQLPEDMIRQMVEHPYETRSDSFYFVDNKLIMHNKADYAYNGGQ; encoded by the exons ATGAGCAGTCAAAGCTCCCGAAATGATTCAGCTGCCACTGTCAACGGCTCGGAAACTACGGTCTCTGGGAGGGATCGAAAGCCAGGTGGAAGTGTTTTAAAAAGGCTGAAATCGCGAAAAAATCAGACAGATAGACGGCCTGTTACGGAGGATGAACTACGGGCACTGGGGAAAGACATTACTCCAGACGGTGTCCTCGGGCTTCGCTCTGTCACCCGTG ACTACCTCTGCAAGCCAGAAGACAACCTCTACAACATTGACTTCATACGCTTCAAGATAAGAGATCTGGAAACCAATACAGTGCTCTTTGAGATTGCCAAACCTCAAAACTGTG ACGTAttggatgaggatgatgaaaaTGGAGAGGTTGATTCCAGTGCAGGGCGTTTTGTGCGTTATCAGTTCACTCCAGCATTCCTTAGGCTGCGCACTGTTGGAGCCAC CGTGGAGTTTACGGTGGGAGACCAGGCAGTGCAAAACTTCCGGATGATTGAGAGACACTATTTCCAGGATCGTCTGCTGAAGAGTTTTGACTTCGACTTCGGATTCTGCATCCCCAGCAGCCGTAACACGTGTGAGCACATCTACGAGTTCCCACAGCTCCCAGAGGACATGA tcCGTCAGATGGTTGAGCATCCATATGAGACCAGGTCAGACAGCTTCTACTTTGTGGACAACAAACTCATCATGCACAACAAAGCAGATTACGCCTACAATGGAGGTCAGTAG